The Aphidius gifuensis isolate YNYX2018 linkage group LG2, ASM1490517v1, whole genome shotgun sequence DNA window TCCATACTTGACAGAGTTTagctgaaaaataatttaataattaaaatgaaaattacattataaaaattgattattatcatctaaaaaaaataatataatcacatttaaataataataataaaataaaatatgttgaatattttacttGCCTCAAAGAGcagaattattacaaaaataattttcttcattgttatattttttattgtcactTTTAAGTATGttttttacttaaataataactgatgaatttttaaaatttactttgcTTTATATATGCAcgcttttgaaaatattttgatattaatataacactaatataaaatataataaatttttttaaaagaatttttgataaatcacgAACTTGATTTCAACGGTCCAGTCATGACAATTACAAATTTTCACTAtctcaaaacaaaaaaaaatatacagtcCGTGTTAATGTTGACTTATAAAatcaacttgataaaaaattgtttaaatttattgttgttacgTAGTAAAACAATTCAGtggtcaattttttaaaatttatttttcacaaacacttaaattattattataattatgagcttattattatgataattatttgaatataattatgaagctttttttaaaatataatttagaagatgatgaaattttatctgacgaaaaaaaaaacgagaagaCCTTAGAGGTTGTCTATTTGGAATACAGTGGTCGACTGATCATTTATCGTGTTAATGGGACTTCTTCACGATTTTCACCGAGAGTAGTCCCAGTAATACAAACACATTATTCCAGGTATATTCACCTACGTCACATCTTCAGCATTGTCTTGGGAAAACATCAGAAAATGCGTTTTCCAAAGGCCCAGGGATTTGGGCAGTTTAcctgatgaattattatttttcgatagTCAAAGTTTGAGATAATCCGTAGGTCTCTCCTTCATGTGGCGAAAAATAATTCTCTTCTTGTCTTTTATAACgataacttttcttttttttttttttttcatttaaagaaaaaaaattaaatatgttttatcaagaaaaccttgaatacaatttttcaatttttattgtttaaattctTTGCACgtttaaatgattaatcatTATCACTTTGAGATATAAAAAtgagtttttattaaaatgtcatACAGTGTGCGGAATTTTagttaacataaatttttcatttatatattgattataaaaaaaaaaagattcaaaaaatttaaaacaaacgaatctttaaaattacaaaattaaaaatattaatacagtGGGATTGTTACATTGTTGCTAAAATTACAACACTAATTtcatctataaaaatattatttctaaaatttttataaataattatcacttatatattatttaagctaattgaatattattttttttttcattgattaatatcaatttattgtgtttgagctaaaatttaatatcagtGGTAAggcatttattatttctaattgttaaaaatttatttaagtaaataattgtggctttaaataaaaagcaaataaataaataaataagtgtattattttttgatattaagagattatgaaaatcaaattttcattgatattattgtgctatcaatttgatatttttttatgtttgtaaATTTGAGTATTGCTTGTCCATTTCTATCAACATGTTATATAGTCGTGTTCTCAATTCTCGTGATACTGGAGCACGAGGTAAATGTACTGTATCACCATGTGGATTAGCACACTGTCGCAAAAGTACAGCTAATGCTCCAGTTGTTCTTCTTGACATTAACAAACCtggaattattattgtgcCTGATAATGTCCatcctaaaaaaattttttcacagaCAATCtgtaaaaacataaattacattaatattttcctTTCAATCTACATATTATTcttgtaattaaaatgaaaaattaataaaaatattaattattaaataacaattaaaattaaaaattaaaaattaaaattttatcaattaccaataaaaaattaaaaattaaaaacaaaaatagaattaatattaatagaatttaataaatatttttaataattaaatatataattaaatttttttaattattacattattaattgttataaataccTGAAGATTATCATTCATAACTGGTGATTCGCATCTTTTATTAACTGAACAAACTGACCGACAGTCAAAATAATCACAATCTTCATGTTTATCACAATCTTTATTATCAGATAAAATACGACTAATAATACTTTCAGGAAATACTGAATCAAGATCTAAAAATTTAAGCTTGGTATCATCACCAATTGGTGTAccaaaatgatttattttaacatcacataaataaaatttttcaattttattattttcaatttcatcaatataatttattattttaattgcaaGTTTTAATCTTTTTGACCATTCATTAATGTCATCTGATAATGCTAATAATGTCGTTGGATTTTCAATTGGATAAACATATTCAACAGCATAAAATGTACCACATGTTCCAATGAAATGTGGAAATAAATCGTAGCTTTCATATACTATTGATATGAGATATTCATTTTCTTGTAAAAGTAACCAAACATTTTCCATTTCAAATTCACGTTGTTTTATATCTGTCTCATAGTGACCCATGCGAAGATGACTTAGACGTTCTAGCAGTCTTTTACTAGctgttatatttaatttacttagaACCAAGTCACTTATCATGGCTTCAAATTCATCTTCTGTtggataatgtttttttttgtccatgTCAATCCAGTGTAATGCTTCATACTGCTCAGAAACTGGTTTTATTCTAgattttgaattttagaaacagtatatttattaattataattatttaattatattttttatacataccTAAATGCTTTAAAGACTATTCTTGTTGTTTCCCAATTTGCTGAAAATACTGTTTCTTTTCCAGAATGAAGGCTTTCGCAAACTAGAGAATTAATTGTGTGATCTGAACACAAAGGTTTACAAAGTACTCCCATGGCAAATCCATCTTCATGACTGCTAcactgttaatttaaaaaaaattaatttataattattaaaatgctAAATGACAATGAAAACTTGTAAATCTTGTTCCTCactttgtcatttattttttatataatatttttcttgatatttttttatatctttttttactattttatttatttttcccaaCTATTCATACAATCATTTATTCATAGAATATAAATttccaataattaaaatttaaataattttttaaatatatttttaacattaatttttggcaaattttaatttcatgtaaaattgcaaaaaaaaattgacatttaaattactgtttgaattatttatttaaaaaattaaatagaccaaataaatgttgaaaataaaaaataacaatttcattgaatatattttttaaaaatatttttcaacaatagggttgtattttttttttcgccctCTATGGCATTATGTAACaactcattttttaaaaccggttttttttttttttttttctgtaccCCCAGTTTGTTGACGGAAATGAATTAGCCCAGTTTTTTTTCCGAGAAAAATAGTCcctttaaattttactgacctacatatttatttgtcaacaaataaaatatttgccaTTTAAAtactcatatttttatttagaaaaaaattaaaaacacatttattttatgttttttattttatatactatttctagaaataaaaaaatgtattattctaatttttagctgtaaattaattaacatattaaagtgaatttaaaataccCCGCGTTTTAAAAAACACTAAAATAGGAGTTGCAACTAGTCAAGCACCATATTCCccactaaaaaataaactcaaccCCACTTGTAACCACCCCAATGCAAAATCATACACCCAATTTAAcgacaagtaaaaaaaataaaagaaaaaaaatataaatcaattgaatagcatataaaaaaaaaaatgtataattatctTACCACACTTGATACGTGACGTCGTGCCTCAAGATTCGTACAGACAAAACCCCAGTGATGTAGTAATATAATAACAGCAATAAATGTGACAAGTACCAATATAGCATGAAGTTTGTAGTGATAAATAAAACCGGGTATTCTAcgaatattcatttttaagtgaatttaaaatacaaaaaatacaaatcaacaattaaaaaacacacAGACAccctcaattttattatttatacattgtgttaaaattttattgtttaatatttataatttaataaattatctgttgttattttttttattatcaaatatacgTTGACACATTTTATCCTCGTCTATAACGACAAGTACAAATGCAGTTGACTCACTGCGGTAATAACACGCGATTGCCATCATTGTCGCAGTGACGAAGCATCGAATTCAATACCCTATACTAccctaaaaaattatcaaaaaaaaaaaaaaaaaacaggtaaattatctatcaattaattataataataaaaatactaaaaaaaaaattttaaattactttttcatatattttttataaatttttaaatgataatgtaGTTGcttaatagatatttttattatcgacgctttttttttctctagctcccggcaaaattattaaactacttgtaatatttaaaaaaaaaaaaaaaatagaaaaataacaatatttcttTAATCTGTTTGTcctagttaattttttttttttccaattaattttgaattaatacaacaaaatcgtttattaaattttttttttttcggtgaaAATTATTTGGACGTACGAGTTGGGTGTTTTGGTGCAGTGGGAGAAAGAGTAtataaaagttgaataatattaatacagaTAGACAGtttaatagatatatatatttatctttttttaaattttatttttggacaGTGTACACTTGCATGCATACCTGAATGTGTTTTAAAAAAGTGGCTGCGCAACTGCGACCTTCGTCGCCCTTGCCGAACATCTTAAACGTCGTTgtcatcaaacaaaaaaaaaataataaataaataaataaaataataataataataacaaaaaatttatcataaattttttatttaatccgAGTGTAGCACGTCGTTGTGGATGAAATTTTGTGTACCGGttattttagatttattttttctactttgaTGTTCATTAATTTGTTACATAGTGTCAaggtttttataattaaaaatttatatatatatttatttaaatagtgttgttgttttaatattttcaaaatttgttGCTGGTGGAATTGGCTATCTCTGCAACCAGCGGAATCAAACAGCGTCTTCAAATATTGCGTatgttttcaaataaatttccttttttttttgtcttttaaattaataatattgtttattaatataattaaattaaaaatttaattttttatcatttataaactacataatacaatattgatattttttttttaattaataattacttaagtattttaaaaaataaatgtaaaattttttttttccaattacaGACTCAATATTCCCAtcgttttaaattgtttatgatttttttttttaggcatTAATTATTACGAATGTGATGttaattgattcatcaattaGATATGTGATTcagaatataatatttaccatTGACAAgtgttgtaaataataaaaccatttgaaataaaaaatatatgaaaaaatataaataaaaattatttattatatttttcttcaattacgGTTCaatcatatattaaatataacaaataaatatttttttaattattgttatatgaACTACGATCACGCaatgagaaaatatatataatttttttacttctcatttgtaaattaccctttgatcataatttttaaaaactctaTGGAAAATTCCATCGCATTACGAAAAGTTCAatgatttcgatttttttatttcgaaataaaaatagataaatactcaatgaaaaaaaaatcatttaaaataacaataacaaaagcaaaatattcttcaatttatatttactcatTGAGCAATATTtagagaattatttttaattttttttgaaattttataattagatTACAAAGCTgaggagaaataaaaaatattttcattcaaaagaaaaaaaagaaaattggagTACCTTGAAAAGGTTGAATAACttaaagtattattattatttgctttgatttattttgattattataaatatattatttattttatataatttattttttattttgaacgagttatttgtattttgaGATATTGTGTCTGGCAGACTTCCATTCtgttctatttttcttttttttgttcacaGGAATGAGACAGGTTCGATATATAGATTATTCTTCACctcgtgaaaataataataatattaaaataacaatatatatctCTTGGCCCATTCGACTTTTCTTTCAatgtcgtcatcatcatcatcatcatcctcctCGTCATCATCGTCGTGGTCGTCGTCGTTTCCATCAACGATTTTActtgtttattcaatttttttttcatttatcca harbors:
- the LOC122850141 gene encoding divergent protein kinase domain 1C is translated as MNIRRIPGFIYHYKLHAILVLVTFIAVIILLHHWGFVCTNLEARRHVSSVCSSHEDGFAMGVLCKPLCSDHTINSLVCESLHSGKETVFSANWETTRIVFKAFRIKPVSEQYEALHWIDMDKKKHYPTEDEFEAMISDLVLSKLNITASKRLLERLSHLRMGHYETDIKQREFEMENVWLLLQENEYLISIVYESYDLFPHFIGTCGTFYAVEYVYPIENPTTLLALSDDINEWSKRLKLAIKIINYIDEIENNKIEKFYLCDVKINHFGTPIGDDTKLKFLDLDSVFPESIISRILSDNKDCDKHEDCDYFDCRSVCSVNKRCESPVMNDNLQIVCEKIFLGWTLSGTIIIPGLLMSRRTTGALAVLLRQCANPHGDTVHLPRAPVSRELRTRLYNMLIEMDKQYSNLQT